CTACTATGTTGTCCTTGAGGCATGGGTTTTTGAGTAATTTTACCATCAATAAATTCAGAGGCTGGCTTTGTTTCGGGTTGTTGTAAAAAGTTTTCTAAGGTTAATTTCGGTTTAACTGTTGTCACCATAGTTTTTAATTAAGTAATGAGTAATAAATAGAGAGTAATTATTCATTAATTATAAATTTTTAATTTTTAACCAGTGATTTTTTGAAAAAACTGACAATATTGTCGATGTCCTTCAGGAAATACAAAGTTAACATTTAATGGCTCATCGGGATCATCTGGATGGGCTATTCCTTCTGTTACTATTAAGTTACCGTCAATATTTTCTACTTTAATCGGTTTACGGTTTTTGACTTCCCCACCAGAACTATCAACATAAGCAATGATATTATCAATATTAAACCCTTTACCTATATCTTGAATCAATTGTAAGAAATTGCGATCGCTTCCTCCTCTTTTCACTATTTTTTTTCCATTTTGCCAAGTTACTTGACTGTTAACGGTATCTCCCACTCCCATAATTAAGGGCATCGATTCAGGAGAAAATTTATCAATCACTAAATTAACTAACTCTTGATGATTATTCGGTGCTTGTTGGGGGCTAAAATCTTGACCAAGAGGATATTCTCCCGTATGTAAATAATAGTAATGATTGAGAATATATAAAACTCCCGCTTCTTTAACTGCACCTTTGAGCATAAATTGAAAATCTGTCGTGCCTGAATCGTTTTCTGTGGCTTCCTTCATTATTTCGACGCCCTCCTCGTCTCTGCCTAAATTAGGAGCTAAATGGAGAAAGAAAGAGTGTTTCAAGCCGTTTTTTTGAGCTTTGTCTAGTAACTCATCCATCAGTGCCTTTATCTCTTTTTGTAGGGCAAGATAAAGATGAGGATGATCTACAAATAAAGAGAAAAAAGTATTAAGGTTAATTGTAGGAGAAACTTGGTTAACTAAAATTACTGCGTCAAGAGCCTCGTTAATCACTTCCTTAGTTAAAAACGGAGCTTGATTTTGACAAAAATTCCGCAATCTCTCCTCAAAAATAGCTGGAATCGCCGATAAAAATGTTAATTCTTCCTGCTTTACCCCCGGATAAGTAATTTTACCGTAATTATCTTGCCATTGAACTCCCCCTCCTGCTAAACCAGATAGATAGTAACCTTCTTTTTTTACTATCTCAGGATTAGGGGCGGATTTTTCAATAATGTGGTTAACGCCAAATTTGCCAATATGTTCACCATTAGTTAATACGTAAAAATGATTATGTAAGTTACGGGCGGCTTTGACATAATTAAAATCAATAACTCGATGAAGGGGATTTTTGACTAACCCCATGCAAACTCCATCCAAGTCTTGAATAATTAATTTATTTTTGGTGTTAATTAATTTTTCTGCACATAAATCATGATTTAAAGATAAAGAAAATTGGTTGAGATTAGAATAAGTCATGAGAGGATTTTATGATTCTAGGTCAAAAGATAATCCACAACTGCAATGATGAGCAATGTTAGGATTTTTAAATTGGAATGCTCCCCCCATTAAATCCTCTAAATAGTCAATCGTCAAATTTTGCAGACGGGAATAAATTTCTGAATTAGCTACTATCACCATTCCTGAATCGTGGTTAAAGGTTAAATCTGCTTCGTTAATTTCCTGTGCAAATTCGATATTATAGGCATAGTTAAGACATCCTCCTTGATTGATACCAACTCGGATATGATTACAGTCAGGATATTGATTTTTTTGAATTCTTTTTAGTTCTGCGATCGCTCTTTTACTAATATTGATCATAATCTACATTTAAGTTTACTGTTAGAGGCAGTAAGGGGTAGGGAGTTAAAAATAATTCCTAATTACTAATCCCTAATTCCTAATAGAGTTTTTACCCTCTGGAATAGTCATCTTGAAAACGAATAATATCATCTTCCCCTAAATATTCGCCATTTTGTACCTCGATAATCACTAATTTAATAACCCCCGGATTTTCTAAACGGTGGGCGGTGCATTGAGGCACATAAGTTGACTGATTTGCCGCTAATATTTTTTCTTCATCTCCACAAACGACTTTAGCAGTGCCAGAAACAACAATCCAATGTTCACTGCGGTGATGGTGCATTTGTAAACTTAGACGATGGCCTGGGTTAACTTCAATACGTTTAATTTTGTAGCCAAATCCTTCCTCTAGGGTGGTAAAACTTCCCCAAGGGCGAGTTTCTGTAACCTGAATTTCTGATTTGTGAGGATGAGAAGTGGTGGAATGTATTTCTTGGGTTTTGTTTTGAGTCTGAGTTTTAGCCATAATAAGAGTATTGCAAATGATTCTGTTTTAAGTTATGGGTATGGTAATCTTAACTTAAGATAGCAATTGTTTTCTTATTTTGTGCAACTCTTTTTCTTCACTTCTATGGAAAAAAGGCAAAGTTAAAAGGGCAAGGGGCGAACCCCCCTTTATCCCCCCTCGAGAGGGGGGAGGGCAAAGGAAAAATTAAGAATTAAGAATTAAAAACTCCGAACACTCATTACTTTCTTCTAAAACCTGAAACTTGAAACCTGACAACTTGTCTCTCTCTCCTCATTTCCCGATACCTTAAGATTCCAGTTTCAAAACCGCCATAAAGGCTTCTTGAGGTACATCTACAGTTCCAATGGACTTCATCCGTTTTTTACCTTTGGCTTGTTTTTGTAGTAGTTTTTTCTTACGACTAATATCACCGCCATAACATTTCGCTAAAACATCTTTTCTTAAAGCAGGAATATGTTCACTAGCAATAATTTTAGACCCGATCGCAGCTTGAATAGGCACTTTAAATTGATGACGTGGAATCAATTCTTTTAATTTTTCCGTTAAAGCTCGTCCAACCTGATAGGCTTTGTCTCGATGGACAATCATGGCTAAAGCATCCACAGGATCTTTATTTACCATAATATCTAAGCGAATTAAATGATTTTCTCGATAACCAATTAAGTGATATTCCATACTGGCATAACCACGAGAACGAGATTTTAATTGATCAAAAAAGTCTGTAACTACCTCTGCTAAAGGTAATTCATAAATTAAATTAGTACGGTTGAGGGTAAAATATTTCATATCCACAAATACCCCTCGTCGAGTTTGACATAAATCCATCAGAGGGCCAACGTAGGTTTCAGGAGTAATCATTTCTACTCGGATGTAAGGCTCTTCGATTTTGATTCGTTTTTGTGGAGGAGGTAAGGCGCTAGGATTATCAATTTCGATTTCTTCGCCATCGGTGGTAGTAACTCGATAAACTACAGAAGGAGCGGTAGTAATTAAATCAAGATTATATTCTCTTTCTAAACGTTCTTGGACAATTTCCATGTGTAACAAGCCTAAGAAACCGCAACGGAAACCAAAGCCCATGGCTGAAGATGTTTCAGGTTCAAAGGAAAGGGCGGCATCATTGAGTTTTAGCTTTTCTAAAGCGTCCTTCAAGTCTGCATATTGATCTGCATCAGTGGGGAATAAACCGCAGAATACCATTGGTTTTGCTTCTGTATAACCGGGGAGAGGTTCTTTTGCTGGTTTACTGACTAGGGTGATGGTATCTCCTACCCGTGCATCTTCCACACTTTTAATAGCGGCGGCGAGATAGCCTACTTCTCCTGCGTGAAGTTCGTCAACTTGCACCTGAGTGGGGGAAAGTACCCCAATTTCATCTAAATCGTATTCTTTGCCTGATGCCATTAAACGGATGCGATCGCCTTTTTTAAGACTGCCATCCATCACACGGAAATAGACGATAACTCCCCGATAGGGGTCATAGTAACTATCAAAAATTAAAGCTCGAAAAGGCTTGTCTAAAGTATCTTGAGGTGGTGGTACTTGAGCGACAATAGCTTCTAAAATATCGTCAACACCAATACCTGTTTTCGCTGAAGCGTGAATAATATTACTACAATCTAAACCGACAACTTCTTCGATTTCATTGATGACTCTTTCAGGCTCTGCTCCGGGTAAATCAATTTTATTCAACACAGGGATAATTTCTAAGTCATTATCAAGGGCTAAATAGACATTTGCCAAAGTTTGAGCCTCTACTCCTTGAGAAGCATCAACTACCAATAAAGCACCCTCACAAGCGGCTAAAGAGCGAGATACCTCATAGGAAAAATCCACGTGACCAGGGGTATCAATTAAATTTAAAACGTATTCCTCTCCATCCTTCGCTTTATAGTTCATCCGTGCGGCTTGGAGTTTAATAGTAATGCCTCTTTCTCTTTCTAGCTCCATATTATCAAGGAACTGAGCCTTCATCTCCCGATCTGCCACAGTACCAGTTACCTGTAGCAAACGGTCTGCTAAAGTAGATTTACCGTGATCAATATGGGCAATAATACAAAAATTGCGCAGGCGTTTTACGGGAGTGTCAGTCATAGATGTCGTTGGTTTGATTTCAATAAATGGGCTAGTCAAAAATTAACGTTTCTTAACTTATTGTAATGGTGAGCTAGGAAAAACGCTCTTTATTTAGGAAAATAGAATTAAGATGATTTTGTTAGATTAGATAAGTATAAGATTAAAAGTAATTATTATGAATAATAACACTTTGTCAGAAGGACGTGGAGCAGAAAAGGTGGAAATTTCCATTCACATCGATTCTGAATTATTAGAAAAGGTAAGCCATCTTACTAATGATCCTAGTAGAATTATTGAGTCCGCTTTAAAACAATGGCTGAGGGGTGAAAGACAGCAGGATGATGATTTAACCCGTAGTCTCCGCCGTAATCCTCCTGTGCCACCTAGAGGGGAATGGAATGACTAAACTAAGCTAGTTTGCACCTAAGTTGACTGGTTAAGGTAGGGAAGAGGGAAGAGGGAAAGGGGAAAAGTTAGGCGTTTGAGTCATTTTTAAAATTTAATCAAAATGGGAAGTAAAATATGTCTTAGCTTAGGACACATCTAAATCATCGGGAAAAAGTAGGTAACTTCTAATCTGGTAAGCGTTTAAATAGTTTTTAAGAATTAATTAAAGTTGAATTTAATAGGTCTCAGTTTAAATAGGCAAATAGTTATAAATTGATGAGAGGAACAGATCACAAAAATCATGATGTCGAATATTGTGGAATATAATAATGGTCATATTTTCTCTCAATTGGGAGCAGAGCTAGTTTTCACTCAAAATGCACAAGGGGAATATCTTTCCTTTTATTGGAAATCTGATATTTATAATCAAAGTAATTTGGATCAAAAGACTTTTCAACCTTTAGTAAAAGAGACTTATTTAGAGCGTATTCGGCGGGTAATCAAACGGAAAATACCGGAGCAATGTAATTATGTTTTTTGTCATGAGCAGTTTTGTTTGCCCTTTGAGTTGATTATTAGTCCTATCATCTTGAGTGATGGTGCGGTAGAATCTGTTTTGGTAATGGGTAGAAGTTTGGATAATGCTTCTCACTTGTCCATTGAATCCACATCCGCCTTACCGACAAATCCCGATCCTTATCAGAAATTATTAACTAATATTGCCCGTAAGATTCGTCGTACTCTTGATTTAGAAACCATCGGACAACAAACCGTTGATAGTATTGGTGAGGCGTTAAAAGCTAGTCGTTGTTTGTTACTTATGCCAACAAACTCTAATAGTGAAATTTTGCAGGTGAAAGCAGAGTATTGTGAGCCTAAGTATAAATCATTGTTAGCCATGCAGATCAAATACAGCGACCATGAAGAAATGAAAGAGGCGATTATGTCTCGTAATGCAGTGATTTTTAATTCTAGTCATTGTGCTGATTGTGATGCTTTATCTACTTTGCTAGTGCCTACTTTCTATCAACAGGAATTGAATGGTATCATTTGTTTACATCAGTGCGATCGCCCCCGTAGTTGGAATGAAGCCGAACAAGAATTAGTACAGGAATTAGCGGATCAAGTGGGTACAGCTATGGCGCACGCTACTATTTATCAAAAGCTAGAAATTGCCAATAAAGAAGCGAAAGAAGCATCAAGGTTGAAAAGTGAGTTTCTAGCTAGTACAAGTCATGAATTGAGGACTCCATTGAATGGTATATTGGGTTTTCTCAAATTGGTTTTAGATGATATGGCTGATGATAAGGAGGAAGAAAGGGAGTTTATTGATCAAGCATATAATTCAGCACTACATTTACTCAATCTGATTAATGATATTTTAGACATTGCCAAAATTGAAGCAGGGAAGATGGAATTTGAACTGACATCCATTTCTTGGAATCAGATTTGTGATGAAATTCAGAAATTCGCTCACTCCCAAGCAGAGAAGAAAAATCTTTATTTTCATATTGAGCTACCCTCCACCTACGATGAAATACTACTTTACGCCGATTATCAAAGACTTTTGCAGGTAATGTTAAATTTAGTGGGTAATTCTTTAAAATTTACTCAAGAGGGAGGCATTGAAATAAAAGGGGAAATAGTACATAAACAAATCGAAATTAATGATGTTATTTTACCCGGAGTGTTAAAGATAAGTGTAGAGGATACGGGGATAGGAGTTGCTTTAGATAAACAAGAAAGACTGTTTGAAACATTTTATCAGGTTGATGGTTCACGTACGAAAGCCTACGGAGGTACAGGTTTAGGTTTAGCTATTTCCAAACGTTTAGTTGAAGCCATGGGGGGAAAAATATCGTTTTATAGTATGGGAGAATTTTTAGGTACAACTGTAACATTTACTATGCCTTTAGCTCAATTACCTTTGCTAAAAACGGAAAATCAAGACAAGATATCCGAGTAGTTTTTTTATTTGTTTTTATCATGATTTTTCTTAACAGATATTGGTATTGAAGACGTTTTTTTTGACTAATTTTGCTATTTCCCAAAAAGAAATAATACTTAGTCCTAATCTTTTTTATTTATTTTATTGTTTTTATTGTTAACATAACTACTATTAAAGATATT
This is a stretch of genomic DNA from Cyanobacterium aponinum PCC 10605. It encodes these proteins:
- the stpA gene encoding glucosylglycerol 3-phosphatase: MTYSNLNQFSLSLNHDLCAEKLINTKNKLIIQDLDGVCMGLVKNPLHRVIDFNYVKAARNLHNHFYVLTNGEHIGKFGVNHIIEKSAPNPEIVKKEGYYLSGLAGGGVQWQDNYGKITYPGVKQEELTFLSAIPAIFEERLRNFCQNQAPFLTKEVINEALDAVILVNQVSPTINLNTFFSLFVDHPHLYLALQKEIKALMDELLDKAQKNGLKHSFFLHLAPNLGRDEEGVEIMKEATENDSGTTDFQFMLKGAVKEAGVLYILNHYYYLHTGEYPLGQDFSPQQAPNNHQELVNLVIDKFSPESMPLIMGVGDTVNSQVTWQNGKKIVKRGGSDRNFLQLIQDIGKGFNIDNIIAYVDSSGGEVKNRKPIKVENIDGNLIVTEGIAHPDDPDEPLNVNFVFPEGHRQYCQFFQKITG
- a CDS encoding HesB/IscA family protein encodes the protein MINISKRAIAELKRIQKNQYPDCNHIRVGINQGGCLNYAYNIEFAQEINEADLTFNHDSGMVIVANSEIYSRLQNLTIDYLEDLMGGAFQFKNPNIAHHCSCGLSFDLES
- a CDS encoding cupin domain-containing protein, giving the protein MAKTQTQNKTQEIHSTTSHPHKSEIQVTETRPWGSFTTLEEGFGYKIKRIEVNPGHRLSLQMHHHRSEHWIVVSGTAKVVCGDEEKILAANQSTYVPQCTAHRLENPGVIKLVIIEVQNGEYLGEDDIIRFQDDYSRG
- the lepA gene encoding translation elongation factor 4, with amino-acid sequence MTDTPVKRLRNFCIIAHIDHGKSTLADRLLQVTGTVADREMKAQFLDNMELERERGITIKLQAARMNYKAKDGEEYVLNLIDTPGHVDFSYEVSRSLAACEGALLVVDASQGVEAQTLANVYLALDNDLEIIPVLNKIDLPGAEPERVINEIEEVVGLDCSNIIHASAKTGIGVDDILEAIVAQVPPPQDTLDKPFRALIFDSYYDPYRGVIVYFRVMDGSLKKGDRIRLMASGKEYDLDEIGVLSPTQVQVDELHAGEVGYLAAAIKSVEDARVGDTITLVSKPAKEPLPGYTEAKPMVFCGLFPTDADQYADLKDALEKLKLNDAALSFEPETSSAMGFGFRCGFLGLLHMEIVQERLEREYNLDLITTAPSVVYRVTTTDGEEIEIDNPSALPPPQKRIKIEEPYIRVEMITPETYVGPLMDLCQTRRGVFVDMKYFTLNRTNLIYELPLAEVVTDFFDQLKSRSRGYASMEYHLIGYRENHLIRLDIMVNKDPVDALAMIVHRDKAYQVGRALTEKLKELIPRHQFKVPIQAAIGSKIIASEHIPALRKDVLAKCYGGDISRKKKLLQKQAKGKKRMKSIGTVDVPQEAFMAVLKLES
- a CDS encoding type II toxin-antitoxin system CcdA family antitoxin, with protein sequence MNNNTLSEGRGAEKVEISIHIDSELLEKVSHLTNDPSRIIESALKQWLRGERQQDDDLTRSLRRNPPVPPRGEWND
- a CDS encoding GAF domain-containing hybrid sensor histidine kinase/response regulator; this encodes MMSNIVEYNNGHIFSQLGAELVFTQNAQGEYLSFYWKSDIYNQSNLDQKTFQPLVKETYLERIRRVIKRKIPEQCNYVFCHEQFCLPFELIISPIILSDGAVESVLVMGRSLDNASHLSIESTSALPTNPDPYQKLLTNIARKIRRTLDLETIGQQTVDSIGEALKASRCLLLMPTNSNSEILQVKAEYCEPKYKSLLAMQIKYSDHEEMKEAIMSRNAVIFNSSHCADCDALSTLLVPTFYQQELNGIICLHQCDRPRSWNEAEQELVQELADQVGTAMAHATIYQKLEIANKEAKEASRLKSEFLASTSHELRTPLNGILGFLKLVLDDMADDKEEEREFIDQAYNSALHLLNLINDILDIAKIEAGKMEFELTSISWNQICDEIQKFAHSQAEKKNLYFHIELPSTYDEILLYADYQRLLQVMLNLVGNSLKFTQEGGIEIKGEIVHKQIEINDVILPGVLKISVEDTGIGVALDKQERLFETFYQVDGSRTKAYGGTGLGLAISKRLVEAMGGKISFYSMGEFLGTTVTFTMPLAQLPLLKTENQDKISE